One part of the Triticum urartu cultivar G1812 unplaced genomic scaffold, Tu2.1 TuUngrouped_contig_4848, whole genome shotgun sequence genome encodes these proteins:
- the LOC125528404 gene encoding phospholipase A1-II 7-like yields MSFLPIPLPIVGDIASRLNGREKPRGDDTTSSAPAPVLGTVASRWRELHGENSWKGLLDPLDPHLRSSIISYGEMVQAAYDAFNTERRSPHCGACFYGYEDLLAGVGVPHHGNNYEVTKFIYATSSLPLPSSFLLLPLPSLPDVWSRESNWMGYVAVATDEGAAALGRRDIVVAWRGTVQNMEWVNDLDFAPVPAAPVLGSAASQHRLAVVHHGFLSMYTSSNKSSEFTKTSARDQVVKEVRRLVELYKDEEVSITICGHSLGASVATLNAVDLVSSGINKPEGSTKSFPVTAIVFASPHVGCRFFRSAFNSFPDLKTLHVQNAGDVVPMYPPLGYVDVAVELTIRTIRSPYMRKPATVGTLHNLECYLHGVAGEQGSAGGFKLEVDRDIALVNKGADALTDEHPVPACWWVPRHKFMVKGEDGRWTLQDFKHI; encoded by the exons ATGTCGTTCCTCCCGATCCCGCTGCCAATCGTTGGAGACATAGCCAGCAGGCTGAACGGCCGAGAGAAACCGCGCGGCGACGACACGACGTCGTCGGCGCCGGCGCCTGTTCTCGGAACCGTGGCCAGCAGGTGGCGCGAGCTCCACGGCGAGAACTCGTGGAAGGGCCTCCTGGACCCTCTGGACCCGCACCTCCGCTCCAGCATCATCTCCTACGGCGAGATGGTGCAGGCCGCCTACGACGCCTTCAACACGGAGAGGCGCTCCCCGCACTGCGGCGCGTGCTTCTACGGCTACGAGGACCTGCTCGCCGGCGTGGGGGTGCCCCACCACGGCAACAACTACGAGGTCACCAAGTTCATCTACGCCACCTCGTCGCTGCCACTCCCGAGCTCcttcctcctgctgccgctgccGTCGCTGCCGGACGTCTGGAGCCGGGAGTCCAACTGGATGGGGTACGTGGCCGTGGCCACGGACGAGGGCGCCGCCGCGCTCGGGAGGCGGGACATCGTTGTGGCGTGGCGCGGCACCGTCCAGAACATGGAGTGGGTCAACGACCTCGACTTCGCGCCCGTGCCCGCCGCGCCCGTGCTGGGCTCCGCGGCGAGCCAGCACCGCCTTGCCGTCGTGCACCATGGGTTCCTGTCCATGTACACGTCAAGCAACAAGAGCTCCGAGTTCACCAAGACCAGCGCCAGAGATCAG GTTGTCAAGGAGGTCAGGAGGCTCGTGGAGCTGTACAAGGATGAGGAGGTCAGCATCACCATCTGTGGCCACAGCCTTGGTGCGTCGGTCGCCACCCTGAACGCCGTTGACCTGGTGTCTAGCGGCATCAACAAACCCGAGGGCTCCACTAAGTCGTTCCCTGTGACTGCTATCGTGTTTGCGAGCCCTCACGTCGGGTGCCGCTTCTTTAGGTCGGCGTTCAACTCATTTCCAGACCTGAAGACACTACATGTGCAGAACGCTGGCGACGTCGTGCCCATGTACCCACCTCTGGGATACGTGGATGTGGCCGTGGAGCTTACCATAAGAACAATCCGATCTCCGTACATGCGTAAGCCGGCCACAGTGGGAACACTCCACAATCTCGAGTGCTACCTACACGGAGTGGCCGGGGAGCAGGGAAGTGCCGGAGGGTTCAAGCTAGAGGTGGATCGTGACATAGCGCTGGTGAACAAGGGTGCCGACGCTCTCACGGACGAGCACCCGGTGCCGGCGTGTTGGTGGGTCCCTAGACACAAGTTCATGGTCAAGGGGGAAGATGGGCGATGGACGCTCCAGGATTTCAAGCACATCTGA